In one Pseudomonas sp. Bout1 genomic region, the following are encoded:
- the astA gene encoding arginine N-succinyltransferase, with protein sequence MIVRPVRSSDLPALIDLARSTGTGLTTLPANEERLTHRVGWAEKTFRGEAGRGDADYLFVLENDEGRVVGISAIAGAVGLREPWYNFRVGLTVSASQELNIYREIPTLFLANDLTGNSELCSLFLHADYRNGLNGRMLAKARMLFIAEFPQLFGNKIIAEMRGMSDEAGRSPFWESLGRHFFKMEFSQADYLTGVGNKAFIAELMPKFPLYTCFLSEDARNVIGKVHTDTEPALSMLKSEGFSYQGYVDIFDAGPAVECETSKIRAVRDSEALVLAIGTPGDDATPFLIHNRKREDCRITAAPARLAAGTLVVDQQTAKRLQLIAGDQVRAVPLSAARESK encoded by the coding sequence ATGATCGTTCGTCCCGTACGCAGCAGCGATTTACCGGCCCTGATTGATCTGGCGCGCAGCACCGGCACCGGCCTCACCACCTTGCCGGCCAACGAAGAGCGCCTGACCCACCGGGTCGGCTGGGCTGAGAAGACCTTTCGCGGCGAAGCCGGGCGCGGTGATGCAGACTACCTGTTCGTGCTGGAAAACGACGAAGGCCGCGTGGTCGGGATTTCCGCCATCGCCGGTGCCGTCGGCCTGCGTGAGCCCTGGTACAACTTCCGGGTGGGCCTGACGGTCAGCGCCTCCCAGGAGCTGAACATCTACCGTGAAATCCCGACGCTGTTTCTGGCCAACGACCTGACCGGCAACTCCGAGTTGTGTTCGTTGTTCCTGCACGCCGATTACCGCAACGGCCTCAACGGCCGGATGCTGGCCAAGGCGCGCATGTTGTTTATCGCAGAATTCCCGCAGCTGTTCGGCAACAAGATCATCGCCGAGATGCGTGGCATGTCCGACGAAGCCGGGCGCTCGCCGTTCTGGGAAAGCCTGGGCCGGCACTTCTTCAAGATGGAATTCAGCCAGGCCGACTACCTCACCGGCGTGGGCAACAAGGCGTTTATCGCCGAGCTGATGCCGAAGTTTCCGCTGTACACCTGCTTCCTGTCTGAAGATGCGCGCAACGTAATCGGCAAGGTCCACACCGACACCGAACCGGCCCTGAGCATGCTCAAGAGCGAAGGCTTCAGCTACCAGGGTTACGTCGACATCTTCGACGCGGGCCCGGCGGTGGAGTGCGAAACCTCCAAAATCCGCGCCGTGCGCGACAGCGAAGCGCTGGTGTTGGCCATTGGCACGCCGGGTGACGACGCCACGCCGTTTTTGATCCATAACCGCAAACGCGAAGATTGCCGTATCACCGCAGCGCCGGCGCGGTTGGCTGCGGGCACCCTGGTGGTCGATCAACAGACTGCCAAGCGCCTGCAACTGATCGCCGGTGATCAGGTGCGCGCTGTACCGTTGTCCGCTGCCCGGGAGTCGAAATAA
- the aruF gene encoding arginine/ornithine succinyltransferase subunit alpha, with translation MLVMRPAQMADLGEVQRLAADSPIGVTSLPDDVERLSDKIAASEASFAAEVSFNGEESYFFVLEDTDAGKLVGCSAIVASAGYSEPFYSFRNETFVHASRELKIHNKIHVLSQCHDLTGNSLLTSFYVVPELVGSPWSELNSRGRLLFVAGHPERFADSVVTEIVGYSDENGDSPFWDAIGRNFFDLNYAAAERLCGLKSRTFLAELMPHYPIYVPLLPDEAQEAMGQVHPRAQITFDILMREGFETDHYIDIFDGGPTLHARVSGIRSIAQSRVVPVKIGEMAKGVGRQYLVSNGQLQDYRAVMLELDYAPGKPVTLDLETAEALGVGEGASVRLVAV, from the coding sequence ATGCTGGTGATGCGCCCCGCGCAAATGGCTGATCTGGGCGAGGTACAGCGTCTGGCTGCGGACAGCCCGATTGGTGTCACCTCCTTGCCGGATGATGTCGAACGCTTGAGCGACAAGATCGCAGCAAGCGAAGCGTCCTTCGCGGCCGAGGTCAGCTTCAACGGTGAAGAAAGCTATTTCTTCGTCCTTGAAGACACCGACGCCGGCAAGCTGGTGGGCTGCTCGGCCATCGTCGCTTCGGCCGGCTACTCGGAACCGTTCTACAGCTTCCGCAACGAAACCTTCGTGCACGCCTCGCGCGAGCTGAAGATCCACAACAAGATCCACGTGCTTTCGCAGTGCCACGACCTGACCGGCAACAGCTTGCTGACCAGTTTCTACGTGGTGCCGGAACTGGTGGGTTCGCCGTGGTCGGAACTCAATTCCCGTGGCCGCCTGCTGTTCGTGGCCGGTCACCCGGAGCGGTTTGCCGATTCGGTGGTGACCGAGATCGTGGGCTACAGCGACGAGAACGGTGATTCGCCGTTCTGGGACGCGATTGGCCGCAACTTCTTCGACCTCAACTACGCCGCCGCCGAGCGTCTGTGCGGGTTGAAGAGCCGGACGTTCCTCGCCGAACTGATGCCGCACTATCCGATCTACGTGCCGCTGTTGCCGGACGAAGCCCAGGAGGCCATGGGCCAGGTGCATCCACGGGCGCAGATCACCTTCGACATCCTGATGCGCGAAGGCTTCGAGACCGACCATTACATCGACATTTTCGACGGCGGCCCAACGCTGCACGCGCGGGTTTCGGGCATTCGCTCGATCGCCCAAAGCCGTGTGGTGCCGGTGAAGATCGGCGAGATGGCCAAGGGTGTCGGCCGTCAGTACCTGGTCAGCAACGGCCAGTTGCAGGATTACCGTGCGGTGATGCTGGAACTGGACTACGCGCCGGGCAAGCCAGTGACCCTGGACCTGGAAACCGCCGAGGCCCTGGGCGTCGGCGAAGGTGCCAGTGTTCGTTTGGTAGCGGTTTAA
- the astD gene encoding succinylglutamate-semialdehyde dehydrogenase, translating to MMNSLYIAGEWLAGQGEVFESLNPVTQQVVWSGNGATVEQVESAVQAARQAFPAWAKRSLEERLSVLEAFAANLKSRADDIARCIGEETGKPLWESATEVTSMVNKVAISVQSYRERTGEKSGPLGDATAVLRHKPHGVVAVFGPYNFPGHLPNGHIVPALLAGNTVLFKPSELTPKVAELTVQCWIDAGLPAGVLNLLQGARETGIALAANPGIDGLFFTGSSRTGNHLHQQFAGRPDKILALEMGGNNPLVVDEVADVDAAVYTIIQSAFISAGQRCTCARRLLVPEGAWGDALLARLVAVSSSIEVGAFDQTPAPFMGSVISLGAAKALMDAQELLLANGAVALLEMTQPQAQAALLTPGIIDVTEVADRADEELFGPLLQVIRYADFAGAIAEANNTQYGLAAGLLSDSEARYQQFWLESRAGIVNWNKQLTGAASSAPFGGVGASGNHRASAYYAADYCAYPVASLEAPSLVLPATLTPGVRLS from the coding sequence ATAATGAATTCGTTATACATCGCAGGTGAATGGCTGGCTGGCCAGGGTGAAGTGTTTGAATCACTGAACCCGGTGACCCAGCAGGTGGTGTGGTCGGGTAACGGCGCCACCGTCGAGCAGGTTGAGTCAGCTGTCCAGGCTGCGCGCCAGGCGTTTCCTGCCTGGGCCAAGCGTTCCCTGGAAGAGCGCCTGAGCGTGCTGGAAGCTTTCGCCGCGAATCTGAAAAGCCGCGCTGACGATATCGCCCGCTGCATCGGTGAGGAAACCGGCAAGCCTTTGTGGGAATCTGCCACCGAAGTCACCAGCATGGTCAACAAGGTTGCGATCTCGGTGCAAAGCTACCGTGAACGCACCGGCGAGAAGAGCGGCCCATTGGGCGATGCCACCGCTGTGTTGCGCCACAAACCCCACGGCGTGGTGGCGGTGTTCGGCCCTTATAACTTCCCGGGTCACCTGCCCAACGGGCACATCGTGCCGGCCTTGCTGGCGGGTAATACCGTGCTGTTCAAACCCAGCGAGCTGACCCCGAAAGTCGCCGAGCTGACCGTGCAATGCTGGATCGACGCCGGCCTGCCGGCGGGCGTGTTGAACCTGCTGCAAGGCGCACGGGAAACCGGGATCGCCCTGGCGGCGAATCCGGGTATCGACGGTTTGTTCTTCACCGGCTCCAGCCGCACCGGCAACCATCTGCACCAGCAATTCGCCGGGCGCCCGGACAAGATCCTCGCGCTGGAGATGGGCGGCAACAACCCGCTGGTGGTGGACGAAGTGGCCGATGTGGATGCGGCGGTGTACACCATTATCCAGTCGGCGTTCATCTCGGCCGGCCAGCGTTGCACCTGTGCCCGGCGCTTGCTGGTGCCGGAAGGCGCCTGGGGTGATGCGTTGCTCGCACGCCTGGTAGCGGTGAGTTCGAGCATTGAAGTCGGCGCGTTCGACCAAACGCCTGCGCCGTTCATGGGCTCAGTGATTTCCCTCGGTGCCGCCAAGGCGTTGATGGATGCCCAGGAATTGCTGCTGGCCAATGGCGCCGTGGCGCTGCTGGAAATGACTCAGCCACAGGCCCAGGCTGCGTTGCTGACGCCGGGGATTATCGATGTGACCGAGGTCGCGGATCGCGCTGACGAAGAGCTGTTCGGCCCGCTGCTGCAAGTGATCCGCTACGCAGATTTCGCGGGAGCAATTGCCGAGGCCAACAACACCCAATACGGCCTGGCGGCCGGCTTGCTGTCGGACTCCGAAGCGCGTTACCAGCAGTTCTGGCTGGAGAGTCGTGCCGGGATCGTCAACTGGAACAAACAGCTGACGGGTGCCGCGAGCAGCGCACCGTTTGGCGGCGTAGGGGCTTCGGGCAACCATCGCGCCAGCGCCTATTACGCGGCGGATTATTGCGCCTACCCGGTGGCCTCGCTTGAGGCCCCAAGCCTGGTGTTGCCTGCCACATTGACGCCCGGTGTGCGGTTGTCTTAA